A window of the Hordeum vulgare subsp. vulgare chromosome 5H, MorexV3_pseudomolecules_assembly, whole genome shotgun sequence genome harbors these coding sequences:
- the LOC123398323 gene encoding protein LIFEGUARD 2-like yields MYFRPPPKGPEWGGDAEAGQAARPLYPMMLESPQLRWAFVRKVYTILSIQMLLTIAVASVVVFVRPVALFFVSSPAGFGLYIFLIILPFIVLCPLYYYYQRHPVNLLLLALFTVAISFAVGLTCAFTKGEVILESAILTAVVVVSLTAYTFWAASRGHDFNFLGPFLFAAVMILMVFALIQAFFPLGRISLMVYGGLAALVFCGYIIYDTDNLIKRYSYDEYVWAAVALYLDVINLFLSLLTLFRASDS; encoded by the exons ATGTATTTCCGGCCGCCGCCCAAGGGCCCCGAGTGGGGCGGCGACGCGGAGGCCGGGCAGGCGGCTCGGCCGCTGTACCCGATGATGCTGGAGAGCCCGCAGCTGCGCTGGGCCTTCGTCCGCAAGGTGTACACCATCCTCTCCATCCAGATGCTGCTCACCATCGCCGTCGCctccgtcgtcgtcttcgtgcGCCCCGTCGCGCTCTTCTTCGTCTCCTCTCCCGCCGGCTTCGGGCTctacatcttcctcatcatcctcccgttCATCG TGCTGTGTCCTCTGTACTACTACTACCAGCGGCACCCGGTGAACCTGCTGCTGCTGGCGCTCTTCACGGTGGCCATCAGCTTCGCGGTGGGGCTCACCTGCGCCTTCACCAAGGGGGAGGTGATCCTGGAGTCGGCCATCCtgacggcggtggtggtggtgagccTGACGGCGTACACCTTCTGGGCGGCGAGCCGCGGGCACGACTTCAACTTCCTGGGCCCGTTCCTGTTCGCGGCGGTGATGATCCTCATGGTGTTCGCGCTCATCCAGGCATTCTTCCCGCTGGGCCGCATCTCGCTCATGGTCTACGGCGGGCTGGCCGCGCTCGTCTTCTGCGGCTACATCATCTACGAcaccgacaacctcatcaagcgcTACTCCTACGACGAGTACGTCTGGGCCGCCGTCGCGCTCTACCTCGACGTCATCAACCTCTTCCTCTCCCTGCTCACCCTCTTCAGGGCGTCCGATTCCTGA